GCGCTGGCTCGACGCGCCGCTGGCCCGGCAGCGGAAGCCCGGGCTCCAGACCGCCGAGTACACCTGGTTCACCAGCGGCGCCATCGGCTTCAAGCTCGGCAACCCGCCGTTCAACGACGTCCGGGTCCGGAGGGCGCTGGCGCGCGCCAGCAACCTCGCCGAGGTGTTCGAGTCCCTGGCCTTCTCGCAGGGCCACTGGGCGCCCAACCCCGCCGTTCCCGCCGCGTTCGCCGACTGGTCGATTCCGATCGACCAGCTCGGACCCGAGGGCCGCAAGCTCTACGAGTTCAACACCGCCGAGGCCAAGCGCCTGCTGGCCGAGGCCGGCCTCCCGAACGGATTCAAGACCTCGGCGGAGGCGGCCGCGACGGTGTACGGGCCCGACTACGACGACTTCGTGCAGATCACGCTCAAGAACTGGAAGGCGGCCGGCATCGACGCCGATCTGAAGCTCAAGGAGTACGGGGCGTTCATCTCCAGCACCATCTTCGGGAAGTTCGACGGCATGTTCGTCGGGCTGCGCGGCGCCTGGGCCGACCCCGAGGCGTACTTCTACCGCTGGTTCATGCCCGGCCAGCCGCTCAACGTCTGGGGCGTGAACGATCCCAAGCTCACGGACATGATCAGGCTTCAGCGGCGCACCTTCGACGTCGCCAAGCGCAAGCAGGTCGTGTTCGACATCCAGCGATACCTCGGCGAGCAGGCGCTCTTCGGCCCGGACGGATCGATCAAGATCCTCTCCGCCTGGGACGCGCACATCAAGAACTACATGCCGAACAACGGCTTCGATTACGGTGGGCGGCTGATGGCCGCGTGGATCGACAGGTAGACCGCGTCGCCCCGGGTGGTATCCGGGACCGTCATGCGTGTCTACGTTCTTCGCCGTCTGCTGGTCGCCCTCCCGTCGTTGCTCATCGCATCGCTCATCGTGTTCACGCTGCCGCGCCTGATCCCGGGCGACGTCGTCCAGCTCATGCTCCAGGAGAAGGCGTACGGCAAGGACCTCGAGGACCTCCGCGCGAAGCTCGGACTGAACCGCCCGATCCACGTGCAGTACTTCGACTGGCTCGGGTCGATCGCACAGGGGAACTTCGGGGAGTCGCTGTGGACCCGCCAGCCGGTCCTCACTGAGCTGGCGCGGCGGCTACCCGTGAGCGCCACGCTCGGGGTCATGGCGACCGCCGTGGCCATCGTGATCGGCATCCCCATCGGTGTCCTCGCCGCCATCCGCCAGGACGGCGTGCTGGACTTCTTCGCCCGTAGCGCCGCCATCCTCGGTCTCTCCATCCCGGCCTTCGTCACCGCGATCCTCGTGACCCTGCTCCCGGCGATCTGGTGGGGGTGGACTCCGCCGCGCTTCGTCGAGCTCTCGAAGGACCCCGCGGCGCACATCGTCCAATTCATCTTGCCGGCGATCATCCTCGGTGTCGCCTCCGCCGCCGGGATCATGCGGCTGACGCGCGGGATGCTGCTCGAAGTGCTCCGGCAGGACTACGTGCGGACGGCGTGGGCGAAGGGCCTGCGCGAGCGTGTCGTGGTGCTCAAGCACTCGCTGAAGAACGCGCTGATCCCGGTGGTGACGGTGCTGGGGCTCCAGGTGGCCGCCATCGCCGGCGGCGCCGTGATCATCGAGTGGATCTTCGGGATCCCGGGCATGGGGCAGTTCCTCGTCGAAGCGATCGTGCAGCGGGACTACCCGGTGATTCAGGGAGTCAACCTGGTCATCGTCGGCATCATCGTCGTGACGAACCTGTCGGTGGACCTCGTCTACGCCGTGCTGGACCCGAGGATCCGCTACTAGGCGCGTGGCGAATTCCGTCCAGACCCTTCCGGTTCCGCAGACGCTGCCGCGGCCGTGGCGGT
The DNA window shown above is from Candidatus Methylomirabilota bacterium and carries:
- a CDS encoding ABC transporter permease; protein product: MRVYVLRRLLVALPSLLIASLIVFTLPRLIPGDVVQLMLQEKAYGKDLEDLRAKLGLNRPIHVQYFDWLGSIAQGNFGESLWTRQPVLTELARRLPVSATLGVMATAVAIVIGIPIGVLAAIRQDGVLDFFARSAAILGLSIPAFVTAILVTLLPAIWWGWTPPRFVELSKDPAAHIVQFILPAIILGVASAAGIMRLTRGMLLEVLRQDYVRTAWAKGLRERVVVLKHSLKNALIPVVTVLGLQVAAIAGGAVIIEWIFGIPGMGQFLVEAIVQRDYPVIQGVNLVIVGIIVVTNLSVDLVYAVLDPRIRY